In Gammaproteobacteria bacterium (ex Lamellibrachia satsuma), a single genomic region encodes these proteins:
- a CDS encoding ATP phosphoribosyltransferase regulatory subunit, whose protein sequence is MENERWILPDGIEEVLPPEAGVIERKRRELLDLYHSWGYEFVIPPFVDFLDSLLTGTGSDLDLQTFKLTDQLSGRMMGVRADITPQAARMDAHHFNSEEPNRLCYLGTVLHTRSDGFAGTRSPLQIGAELYGHAGVESDIEILRLMMKTLEMTGVQNVYLDLGHVGIFKGLARQAGLNKHQEAALFDVLQRKALPEINELLHTFELDESHAAMLSKLSELNGDGALAEAAEVLQAADEPVREALAYLTKMAEQIAVWLPNVPVHFDLAELRGYHFHTGVVFAAFAPERGKEIARGGRYDHIGKVFGRARPATGFSTDLKTLMLMAGQERDILDEPVIFAPWSGDLMLQEKITFLRAAGRRVICALPGQQGGAREMGCSEVLRLDGDSWELVPV, encoded by the coding sequence ATGGAAAACGAGCGCTGGATACTGCCTGACGGCATTGAAGAGGTACTCCCCCCGGAGGCGGGCGTTATCGAACGCAAACGCCGGGAACTGCTGGATCTGTACCATAGCTGGGGTTATGAGTTCGTTATCCCGCCGTTTGTCGATTTTCTCGACTCCCTGCTGACCGGTACCGGCAGCGATCTCGATCTGCAGACTTTCAAGCTCACCGACCAGTTGAGTGGTCGCATGATGGGGGTGCGCGCCGATATCACGCCTCAGGCGGCGCGCATGGATGCCCATCATTTCAACAGTGAAGAACCTAACAGGCTCTGCTATCTGGGTACCGTTCTGCACACCCGCAGTGATGGCTTTGCCGGTACCCGCAGCCCGTTGCAGATTGGTGCCGAGCTTTACGGCCATGCCGGTGTCGAGAGCGATATCGAAATCCTGCGTCTGATGATGAAGACCCTGGAAATGACCGGGGTACAGAACGTCTATCTCGATCTTGGCCACGTCGGCATCTTCAAAGGTCTGGCCAGGCAAGCGGGATTGAACAAACATCAGGAAGCCGCGCTATTTGATGTCTTGCAGCGCAAGGCGTTGCCTGAAATCAATGAGTTGCTGCACACCTTCGAGCTGGACGAAAGCCACGCCGCCATGCTCTCCAAGCTGTCCGAGCTCAATGGTGACGGTGCACTTGCCGAGGCAGCTGAAGTCTTGCAGGCGGCAGATGAGCCGGTTCGCGAAGCCTTGGCTTATCTTACCAAAATGGCGGAACAGATTGCGGTTTGGCTGCCCAATGTCCCGGTGCATTTCGATCTGGCTGAGCTTCGTGGTTACCATTTTCATACAGGGGTGGTGTTTGCCGCCTTTGCGCCTGAGCGCGGCAAAGAGATTGCCCGAGGCGGTCGTTACGACCATATCGGCAAGGTTTTCGGCAGGGCGCGACCTGCGACAGGATTCAGCACCGATCTCAAGACATTGATGCTGATGGCGGGTCAGGAGAGGGACATTCTGGATGAGCCTGTTATCTTTGCGCCCTGGTCCGGTGACCTGATGCTGCAAGAGAAGATTACCTTTCTGCGGGCGGCGGGGCGACGCGTTATCTGTGCCCTGCCCGGACAGCAAGGCGGAGCCAGGGAGATGGGCTGCAGCGAAGTGCTGCGTTTGGATGGGGATAGCTGGGAACTGGTCCCGGTTTAG
- the pabB gene encoding aminodeoxychorismate synthase component I — MTPRNQRLPYCKDSALLFESIRNLPWPVFLDSAYPMTSQGRYDILAADPTVRLVTRGEKTEIHTRNDSTVSSQDPLQLLYQYLATGRQTPDTDLPFTGGAIGWFAYDLARRFEKLPVLAEDTDGLPEMVIGIYDWALVTDHQEESTCLAGQCRDVATGENWDRLVDELSRPSNATSEPFHVTDIRSNLTESAYHDAFQRIQRYIRDGDCYQVNFAQRFDAKVQGEPWDVYKRMRKVNPAPFCAYLESPYATILSSSPERFLRLMGRHVETRPIKGTTPRHENPGEDGISLAKLKNSEKDRAENLMIVDLLRNDIGKVCATGSVEVSRLFEIESFARVHHLVSRVEGELADGENALTLLRACFPGGSITGAPKLRAMEIIEELEPQRRGVYCGAIGYIGFNGDMDTNIAIRTLLQRGNTLQFSVGGGIVADSTAEAEYQETYDKAAALFELLQDLLRSGI, encoded by the coding sequence ATGACGCCTCGAAATCAACGTCTGCCATATTGCAAGGACAGTGCGTTGCTATTCGAATCGATCCGCAATCTCCCCTGGCCGGTCTTTCTGGACAGCGCCTATCCAATGACGTCGCAGGGGCGTTACGATATCCTCGCCGCCGATCCCACTGTGAGGCTGGTAACGCGTGGGGAGAAAACAGAGATACATACCCGCAACGATTCCACGGTTTCCAGCCAGGATCCGTTGCAACTGCTCTATCAATATCTTGCGACCGGACGACAAACCCCCGACACTGATCTGCCCTTCACCGGTGGTGCCATCGGCTGGTTTGCCTACGATCTGGCGCGTCGTTTCGAAAAGCTGCCGGTATTGGCGGAAGATACCGATGGCCTGCCGGAGATGGTTATCGGTATCTACGACTGGGCGCTGGTCACCGATCATCAAGAGGAGAGTACCTGCTTAGCCGGGCAGTGCAGGGATGTGGCAACCGGAGAGAATTGGGATCGGTTGGTTGATGAATTGAGCAGACCCTCAAACGCCACATCCGAGCCCTTTCATGTGACGGATATCCGTTCAAATCTTACGGAGAGTGCCTACCATGACGCTTTTCAGCGCATCCAGCGTTACATCCGTGACGGTGACTGCTATCAGGTCAACTTTGCCCAGCGTTTCGATGCGAAGGTGCAGGGTGAGCCCTGGGATGTCTACAAGCGCATGCGCAAGGTCAATCCGGCGCCATTCTGTGCCTACCTGGAATCTCCCTACGCTACGATTCTGAGCTCTTCACCTGAACGTTTTCTGCGTCTCATGGGACGACACGTGGAGACTCGCCCCATCAAAGGTACGACACCACGCCATGAAAATCCCGGCGAAGACGGTATATCTCTGGCGAAGCTGAAAAACAGTGAAAAGGATCGGGCCGAAAACCTGATGATTGTTGATCTATTGCGCAACGATATCGGTAAGGTCTGTGCAACGGGCAGTGTCGAGGTGAGCCGCCTGTTTGAGATCGAGAGCTTTGCCCGGGTTCACCACTTAGTCAGTAGGGTCGAAGGGGAACTTGCTGATGGGGAGAATGCACTCACACTGCTGCGTGCCTGTTTTCCTGGTGGTTCCATTACCGGTGCCCCCAAATTACGGGCGATGGAGATCATCGAGGAACTTGAACCGCAGCGGCGTGGCGTCTATTGCGGAGCCATTGGCTATATCGGCTTCAATGGCGACATGGATACCAATATCGCAATCAGGACGTTGCTGCAGAGAGGCAACACTCTACAGTTCAGCGTCGGTGGAGGTATCGTTGCGGATTCCACCGCTGAAGCGGAATATCAGGAGACCTATGACAAGGCGGCAGCGCTGTTTGAATTGCTTCAGGATCTTTTGAGGTCGGGTATTTGA
- the hflK gene encoding FtsH protease activity modulator HflK: protein MAWNEPGGGKKDPWSGKGGDQGPPDLDEVVKKLQDKFGGMFGGGGGKSNGSDSGGGISGPGGVGIGAIALVLLLIWMATGIYIIEPAERGVILRFGAYSETTQPGPHWHLPYPIEEVYKVNVDQITSFRHKATMLTRDENIVDIELTVQSRIQDAGDYLFQDQNPEKTIRDAIETSVREVIGKSDLDYIMTEGRSAVAENIKSNAQEMLNFYKTGLEITSVNTQPAKPPEQVKSAFDDAIKAREDKERLENKAEAYANEIVPQARGEAARKIADGKAYRDRVIAEAEGEVSRFLAVLKEYEKAPRVTRERLYIDAVETVLGQSSKVMLDTKEGNSLMYLPLDKMMGGTDTGYQSGGRGGYTPEGARKQAPTTENRDQSRGRRVR from the coding sequence ATGGCCTGGAATGAACCGGGTGGTGGTAAAAAAGATCCCTGGAGTGGTAAAGGTGGCGACCAGGGTCCACCGGATCTGGATGAAGTGGTAAAGAAACTTCAGGACAAGTTCGGTGGTATGTTTGGCGGCGGGGGCGGCAAGTCCAACGGCTCGGATTCCGGCGGTGGGATCAGTGGTCCCGGCGGTGTGGGTATCGGGGCGATTGCTCTGGTCTTGCTGTTGATATGGATGGCCACCGGTATCTACATCATCGAACCGGCGGAGCGTGGCGTGATCTTGCGTTTTGGCGCTTACTCCGAGACGACTCAGCCAGGCCCTCACTGGCATCTTCCCTATCCGATTGAAGAGGTCTACAAGGTCAACGTCGACCAGATTACCTCATTCCGGCATAAGGCGACGATGCTGACGCGTGATGAGAATATCGTGGATATCGAGCTGACGGTGCAGTCCCGTATCCAGGACGCAGGGGACTATCTGTTCCAGGATCAGAATCCGGAGAAGACTATTCGTGACGCCATCGAGACATCGGTGCGCGAAGTCATCGGTAAAAGTGATCTCGATTATATCATGACCGAAGGACGTAGCGCGGTTGCGGAAAACATCAAAAGCAATGCGCAGGAGATGCTCAACTTCTATAAGACCGGTCTTGAGATTACCAGTGTGAATACCCAACCGGCCAAGCCGCCGGAGCAGGTGAAGAGCGCCTTTGATGATGCCATCAAGGCTCGCGAGGACAAGGAGCGACTGGAAAACAAGGCGGAGGCCTACGCCAACGAGATCGTGCCACAGGCACGTGGTGAAGCGGCGCGCAAAATAGCGGACGGCAAAGCCTACCGGGATCGGGTCATCGCCGAGGCGGAAGGTGAGGTTAGCCGCTTCCTGGCGGTACTGAAAGAGTACGAAAAGGCACCCAGGGTTACCCGGGAGCGTCTCTACATCGACGCAGTTGAAACCGTACTCGGCCAAAGCAGCAAGGTTATGCTGGATACCAAAGAGGGCAACAGTCTGATGTATCTGCCGTTGGACAAGATGATGGGTGGGACCGACACTGGCTATCAATCCGGCGGTCGTGGCGGTTACACGCCTGAGGGGGCCAGAAAGCAGGCGCCGACAACAGAAAACCGTGACCAGAGCCGTGGCAGGAGGGTGCGTTAA
- the hflC gene encoding protease modulator HflC yields the protein MKNIKLLVPLIAVVAVAVYASAFVINQWEMALKLRLGQIVDSDYEPGLHWMVPVLNNVKKFDGRIQTLDARPERFLTIEKKDVIVDSFAKWRISNVAQFFRSTGGSDAKTSRLLAERINTSLRNEFGKRTIQEVISGDRTEIMALLTKDSDAKAAELGVEILDVRVKQIDLPPEVSESVYERMRAERERVARDLRAKGGEASERIRAEADRERVVIVADAYREAEQMRGEGDGKSAEIYAKAYEQDSEFYAFYRSLNAYKNSFNNRSDVMVLQPDSDFFRYLKNRQGE from the coding sequence ATGAAGAACATTAAATTGTTGGTTCCGCTGATTGCCGTGGTTGCCGTCGCTGTCTACGCTTCGGCATTCGTCATCAACCAGTGGGAAATGGCGCTCAAATTGCGCTTGGGTCAGATCGTCGACAGCGATTATGAGCCGGGTCTGCACTGGATGGTGCCGGTGTTGAACAATGTGAAGAAGTTCGACGGCCGTATCCAGACCCTGGATGCTCGACCCGAACGTTTTCTGACCATCGAGAAGAAAGACGTTATAGTAGACTCCTTCGCCAAGTGGCGTATCTCCAATGTTGCGCAGTTCTTCCGCTCAACCGGTGGCAGCGATGCCAAGACCTCTCGTCTGCTGGCGGAGCGTATCAATACCAGTTTGCGCAACGAGTTTGGTAAACGGACCATTCAGGAGGTTATCTCCGGTGATCGTACGGAGATCATGGCACTTCTGACCAAGGACTCAGATGCCAAGGCGGCAGAGTTGGGTGTCGAGATCCTCGATGTGCGCGTCAAGCAGATCGACTTGCCACCGGAAGTGAGTGAATCCGTCTATGAGCGTATGCGTGCCGAACGAGAGCGGGTGGCCAGGGATCTGCGGGCAAAGGGTGGCGAGGCATCGGAGAGAATCCGTGCCGAAGCGGATCGGGAGCGGGTGGTCATAGTTGCCGATGCCTATCGTGAAGCAGAGCAGATGCGAGGCGAGGGTGATGGTAAGTCGGCAGAGATCTATGCCAAGGCCTATGAGCAGGATTCCGAGTTCTACGCCTTCTATCGCAGCCTGAATGCTTATAAGAACAGTTTCAATAACCGATCCGATGTGATGGTGTTGCAGCCGGACTCTGATTTTTTCCGTTACCTTAAGAATCGCCAAGGGGAATAG
- the hfq gene encoding RNA chaperone Hfq — MSKGQSLQDPFLNALRKERVPVSIFLVNGIKLQGQIESFDQFVVLLKNSVSQMVYKHAISTVVPARNVRIQHNENGTTPVDQPASSAGNF; from the coding sequence ATGTCCAAAGGGCAAAGTTTACAAGACCCTTTTTTGAACGCGCTGCGGAAAGAACGAGTACCGGTCTCCATTTTTCTGGTGAATGGCATCAAGCTCCAGGGACAGATCGAATCGTTTGACCAGTTTGTCGTGCTACTGAAAAATAGTGTGAGCCAGATGGTCTACAAACATGCCATTTCGACGGTGGTTCCTGCGAGGAACGTCCGTATCCAGCACAACGAGAACGGTACAACGCCTGTAGATCAGCCGGCGTCGTCTGCGGGTAATTTTTGA
- a CDS encoding DUF2065 domain-containing protein, translated as MWHDLWVALALLLVIEGIWPFINPDGMRRMMAAIAQQESRSLRISGFISMLCGVALLYLVN; from the coding sequence ATGTGGCACGATTTGTGGGTTGCGCTGGCCTTGCTGCTGGTCATTGAAGGTATTTGGCCTTTTATCAATCCGGACGGCATGCGTAGAATGATGGCGGCTATTGCACAGCAGGAGAGCCGTTCCCTGCGGATCAGCGGCTTTATCAGCATGCTCTGCGGTGTAGCCCTGCTCTATCTGGTAAATTGA
- a CDS encoding adenylosuccinate synthase gives MGKNVVIIGTQWGDEGKGKVVDLLTDKASAVVRFQGGHNAGHTLVIDGKQTVLHLIPSGILRDEVRCLVGNGVVLSPDAFLNEIDMLEEGGIPAASRMGISESCPLILPYHVSLDAAREKARGKKAIGTTGRGIGPAYEDKVSRRGIRLGEIFDADHIANRLREVMDYHNFALKNLFEYETVDHQQVLDTLLSQAERLKPMVEDVTGTLHQLRREGKSVMFEGAQGALLDIDHGTYPYVTSSNTTAGGAASGTGVGPRYIDYVLGIVKAYTTRVGAGPFPTELFDDDGEHLGVKGHEFGATTGRKRRCGWLDVVALKRSLDINSVTGICITKLDVLDGMETIKICVAYKLDGKEVTTPPVGADRFEECEPVYIEMPGWTKSTVGVTDFEALPVAARNYLAKVEALCDTPIDIISTGPDRKETIIRRHPFEV, from the coding sequence ATGGGCAAAAATGTCGTAATTATCGGTACCCAATGGGGTGATGAAGGCAAGGGCAAAGTCGTCGATCTGCTCACCGACAAGGCGTCTGCCGTCGTACGATTTCAGGGTGGCCATAATGCGGGTCATACACTGGTAATCGATGGTAAACAGACAGTGCTTCATCTGATTCCCTCCGGTATTCTGCGTGATGAAGTCCGCTGCCTGGTGGGCAATGGTGTGGTGCTCTCCCCCGATGCGTTTCTGAATGAGATCGATATGCTGGAAGAAGGCGGTATTCCGGCGGCCTCCCGCATGGGCATCTCTGAATCCTGCCCGCTGATTCTGCCCTACCACGTCTCTCTCGATGCTGCCCGGGAAAAGGCGCGTGGCAAGAAGGCGATCGGCACCACTGGTCGCGGTATCGGCCCCGCCTACGAGGACAAGGTCTCTCGCCGTGGCATACGTCTGGGCGAGATCTTCGATGCCGACCATATCGCCAACCGTCTGCGTGAAGTGATGGACTACCATAACTTTGCGCTGAAGAATCTTTTTGAGTACGAGACGGTCGACCATCAGCAGGTTCTTGATACCCTGCTCTCTCAGGCGGAGAGACTCAAGCCGATGGTGGAGGATGTCACCGGCACCCTGCATCAGTTGCGTCGTGAAGGTAAGAGCGTAATGTTCGAAGGTGCCCAGGGTGCACTGCTGGATATCGATCACGGCACCTATCCCTATGTAACTTCATCGAATACCACTGCCGGTGGTGCCGCTTCCGGTACCGGTGTTGGTCCGCGTTACATCGATTATGTGTTGGGCATCGTCAAGGCTTATACCACCCGTGTTGGTGCAGGTCCCTTTCCGACGGAGCTGTTTGACGACGATGGTGAGCATCTCGGTGTCAAAGGCCACGAATTCGGCGCCACTACCGGACGTAAACGCCGTTGCGGCTGGCTCGATGTGGTCGCCCTGAAGCGCTCTCTCGATATCAACAGTGTCACCGGCATCTGCATCACCAAACTCGATGTGCTGGACGGCATGGAGACGATCAAGATCTGCGTTGCCTACAAACTGGATGGCAAAGAGGTAACGACGCCACCGGTGGGCGCGGATCGTTTTGAAGAGTGCGAACCGGTCTATATCGAAATGCCGGGATGGACGAAGTCGACGGTCGGTGTTACAGATTTTGAGGCGCTGCCCGTGGCGGCGCGCAACTACCTGGCAAAGGTTGAGGCGTTGTGTGATACCCCGATCGATATCATCTCTACCGGACCCGACCGCAAAGAGACGATCATTCGTCGTCACCCCTTCGAGGTTTGA
- the hflX gene encoding GTPase HflX translates to MFERPKSGERAVLVHIDLGGVSDPDEIDEFTELAVSAGADPVEFITGSRRSPDPRLFVGRGKGDEIKDVVSGTNAELVIFNHTLSPSQERNLEREFGCRVVDRTGLILDIFAQRARSFEGKLQVELAQLRHLTTRLVRGWTHLERQKGGIGLRGPGETQLETDRRLLNQRIDQINRRLARVESQRAQGRRGRARADIPTVSLVGYTNAGKSTLFNTLVGSGVYAADQLFATLDPTLRRLDLKGEGSIVLADTVGFISNLPHDLVAAFKSTLQETTEASLLLHVVDAASHQRDMCLAEVNDVLLQIGADEIRQIEIYNKIDLLESVTPRIDRDNEGNVLRVWLSAKTGAGLDLLLQALAESFRQAHVQQRVVLDAGDGRLHAMLHQRAEVLLETGTDAGGWEMEFSIAKREFARLLKEEPMFELRIQT, encoded by the coding sequence ATGTTTGAACGTCCCAAGTCCGGAGAACGTGCCGTTCTGGTGCACATCGATCTGGGTGGCGTAAGTGACCCCGATGAAATTGACGAGTTCACTGAACTGGCCGTTTCCGCTGGCGCTGATCCGGTGGAATTTATCACCGGCAGTCGGCGCAGCCCGGATCCCCGTCTGTTTGTCGGCCGCGGCAAAGGGGATGAGATCAAAGATGTTGTGTCGGGGACCAACGCAGAGTTGGTTATCTTCAATCACACGCTCTCTCCCAGTCAGGAAAGAAATCTTGAGCGGGAGTTCGGTTGCCGTGTGGTGGACCGGACGGGTCTGATTCTTGATATCTTTGCCCAACGCGCCCGTTCGTTCGAAGGCAAGCTGCAGGTCGAGCTGGCCCAGCTACGGCATCTCACAACACGACTGGTTCGGGGCTGGACCCACCTGGAACGGCAGAAGGGCGGTATCGGTCTGCGCGGGCCGGGTGAAACGCAACTTGAGACAGATCGGCGATTGCTCAATCAGCGCATCGACCAGATCAACCGGCGGTTGGCCCGGGTGGAATCCCAGCGGGCTCAGGGGAGGCGTGGGCGGGCGCGGGCCGACATTCCCACGGTTTCGCTGGTAGGTTATACCAATGCGGGAAAGTCCACCCTCTTCAACACCCTGGTTGGGTCGGGTGTCTATGCAGCGGACCAGCTATTCGCCACCCTCGACCCGACGCTGCGGCGACTGGATCTGAAGGGGGAAGGTTCCATTGTGCTGGCGGATACCGTGGGGTTTATCAGTAACCTGCCCCACGATCTGGTCGCGGCCTTCAAATCCACTTTGCAGGAGACGACGGAGGCTTCACTGCTGCTCCATGTAGTGGATGCTGCCAGCCATCAACGGGATATGTGTCTGGCCGAAGTGAATGATGTATTGCTGCAGATTGGCGCCGATGAGATCCGACAGATCGAAATATACAACAAAATCGATCTGTTGGAGAGTGTAACGCCTCGCATCGATCGCGATAACGAAGGCAATGTGCTGCGGGTTTGGCTCTCTGCCAAGACCGGCGCTGGGCTTGATCTGCTGTTACAGGCACTGGCTGAATCTTTCAGACAAGCGCATGTACAGCAACGGGTGGTACTCGACGCGGGGGATGGGCGTCTGCATGCCATGCTCCACCAACGTGCCGAGGTTCTGTTGGAAACCGGCACCGATGCTGGTGGTTGGGAGATGGAATTCTCTATTGCAAAGCGGGAGTTTGCACGTCTTTTGAAAGAAGAACCTATGTTTGAATTGCGGATTCAAACATAG
- a CDS encoding sigma-54-dependent Fis family transcriptional regulator: protein MSKILIVDDDVASCRTLQLHLQTQGYDVKVAHSVESGLAQADADTPELVILDIRMPGISGLEGLPEFKKRFPVTHVIMITAFHDMESTIEAMQKGADDYIHKPLDIDELEAAIEKLLAFRDGTEDLVPTEAPPKGSNPLTMVGRSRAMKEVFKTIGLVAKSPATVLITGESGTGKELVARAVHRSSENPEGPFVAINCAALVETLLESDMFGHEKGAFTGAVNRQEGKFALARGGTIFLDEVGELSPSMQAKLLRVLQYKEFTPLGAKMPQSTDARVIAATNLDLSEQVKRGNFREDLYYRLQVVNVHLPPLRDRKEDLMDLIQTLLGRINKELRRNVTHISKDVLQCLESYQWPGNVRELENLLMKCVALSPGDNITRDLLPDNIRCCGTAVTARDSKEKPMDEWSLEEMEMAHVARVLNATHWHKGRACEILGVSRPRLRRMINQFQLVSPAGEIDEDEEPTTISNA, encoded by the coding sequence ATGAGCAAAATACTCATCGTGGATGACGACGTTGCAAGCTGTCGCACGCTGCAACTGCATCTGCAAACCCAGGGATACGATGTCAAGGTTGCTCACAGCGTGGAGAGTGGGCTGGCGCAGGCTGATGCCGACACGCCGGAACTGGTGATCCTCGACATCCGCATGCCCGGAATCTCAGGCCTCGAAGGCCTGCCTGAGTTCAAAAAGCGTTTCCCAGTGACCCATGTCATCATGATCACCGCTTTCCATGACATGGAGAGTACCATCGAAGCGATGCAGAAGGGTGCGGATGACTATATCCACAAACCCCTCGATATCGACGAGCTGGAAGCGGCCATCGAAAAACTGCTTGCCTTCCGAGACGGCACAGAGGATCTGGTACCAACTGAAGCACCACCAAAAGGCAGTAACCCACTCACTATGGTGGGCAGAAGCCGAGCTATGAAAGAGGTTTTCAAGACCATCGGACTGGTGGCCAAAAGTCCTGCCACGGTATTGATCACTGGTGAATCCGGCACCGGCAAGGAGTTGGTGGCGCGCGCCGTCCACCGTTCCAGCGAAAACCCCGAGGGCCCGTTTGTGGCAATCAACTGTGCCGCACTGGTGGAAACCCTGCTCGAATCCGATATGTTCGGACATGAGAAAGGCGCCTTTACCGGCGCGGTCAATCGCCAGGAGGGTAAGTTTGCCCTGGCCAGGGGAGGTACAATCTTTCTCGATGAGGTAGGTGAACTCTCCCCTTCCATGCAGGCAAAACTGCTTCGAGTGCTGCAATACAAGGAGTTCACCCCGCTCGGCGCCAAGATGCCGCAATCCACCGATGCAAGAGTCATCGCCGCCACCAATCTCGACCTGAGTGAGCAGGTGAAACGGGGGAACTTCAGAGAGGATCTCTACTATCGTCTGCAGGTGGTGAACGTCCATCTGCCGCCGCTGCGTGATCGCAAGGAGGATCTGATGGATCTCATCCAGACACTGCTCGGCCGTATCAACAAGGAGCTGCGCAGAAATGTCACTCACATCTCCAAGGATGTACTCCAATGTCTCGAGTCCTACCAATGGCCGGGCAATGTGCGTGAGTTGGAAAATCTGCTGATGAAGTGCGTCGCCCTATCCCCCGGCGATAACATCACCCGTGATCTACTACCCGACAACATCCGTTGCTGCGGCACGGCAGTAACCGCCCGGGATTCCAAAGAGAAACCGATGGACGAGTGGAGTCTGGAAGAGATGGAGATGGCGCATGTGGCGCGTGTCCTGAACGCCACCCACTGGCACAAGGGCCGGGCCTGTGAAATTTTGGGGGTTTCAAGACCGCGACTGCGGCGCATGATCAATCAGTTCCAACTCGTCTCACCCGCAGGTGAAATCGATGAAGATGAGGAGCCGACAACGATCAGCAATGCCTGA